A single genomic interval of Bradyrhizobium sp. AZCC 1693 harbors:
- a CDS encoding ABC transporter ATP-binding protein encodes MDSAAPRFSAVGAGAALELRGVTRLFGALAALTDVTITVRPGERRAVLGSNGAGKTTLFNCVTGDFPPSSGTIRFFGEDITHFPPYERIRRGLRRTYQISALFPGLTVRDNVYLACRGVSRGRFSPLRPGANDALMHAAEALIQAVHLTPVREQRVAELAHGQQRQLEIALALAGAPRFILFDEPAAGLSPTERRELIEILTSLPAHIGYIIIEHDMDVALRVVESVTMMHNGRIFKEGLPHEIEADPEVQELYLGAGHE; translated from the coding sequence ATGGATAGCGCCGCGCCACGCTTTTCCGCCGTCGGTGCCGGCGCCGCGCTGGAGCTGCGCGGCGTGACGCGGCTGTTCGGCGCGCTCGCGGCGCTGACCGACGTCACCATCACGGTTCGCCCGGGCGAACGCCGCGCCGTGCTCGGCTCCAACGGCGCCGGCAAGACCACGCTGTTCAATTGCGTGACCGGCGACTTTCCGCCCTCCTCCGGCACCATCCGCTTCTTCGGCGAGGACATCACCCACTTCCCGCCTTACGAACGGATCAGGCGCGGCCTGCGCCGTACCTACCAGATCTCGGCGCTGTTCCCCGGCCTCACGGTGCGGGACAACGTCTACCTCGCCTGCCGCGGCGTTTCCCGCGGACGATTCTCTCCGCTGCGTCCCGGCGCGAACGACGCCCTCATGCATGCGGCCGAGGCGTTGATCCAGGCGGTGCACCTGACGCCAGTCCGGGAACAGCGCGTGGCGGAGCTCGCGCATGGCCAGCAGCGACAGCTCGAGATCGCGCTCGCACTCGCAGGCGCCCCGCGCTTCATCCTGTTCGACGAACCGGCCGCAGGGCTCTCCCCCACCGAGCGGCGCGAACTGATCGAAATCCTGACGTCTCTGCCCGCCCATATCGGCTACATCATCATCGAGCACGACATGGACGTCGCGCTGCGCGTCGTCGAAAGCGTCACGATGATGCACAACGGCCGCATCTTCAAGGAAGGCCTGCCGCACGAGATCGAAGCCGACCCCGAGGTCCAGGAACTCTATCTGGGGGCCGGTCATGAGTGA
- a CDS encoding ABC transporter permease: protein MSEVRRSAPALEVRGLDVYYGHSHALQGVDLTLDSGVFSVVGRNGMGKTTLCKTIMGLLRASGGSVRVRGEDITRLSPARIAQAGVGYVPQGRRLWRSLSVAEHLSLAAGMRRGAWTIDRIYETFPRLAERKDHGGGQLSGGEQQMLAISRALLTNPQLLIMDEPTEGLAPVIVAQVEEMLVRLGEDGDMSVLVIEQNIGVATAISKNVAIMVNGRVNRIIDSARLAADRELQQRLLGVGVVGVHAGPEMDIEAADVGAEAKARPAPPRASSIAPVRIYVSNPTLPTRWSQPAPIARIEAAARTLSTGVTRIEDAARQKRQAGAAVQSASGPPVVLVAGTLDTKGEELRFIRDVIAGQGLRTRLVDVSTSGKLSTCDVSAQEIALNHGRGGSAVFGSDRGASVTAMADAFANWLRRQGNVAGIISAGGSGGASLVAPAMRALPVGVPKLIISSVASGDVGPYVGPADITMMYSVTDVQGLNSISRAVLANGANAIAGMVKARLDNQAKTERNAPADLPAVGITMFGVTTPAVQKITADLRNDFECLVFHATGVGGRSMEKLVDSGMLAAVVDLTTTEVCDLLMGGVFPATDDRFGAIIRSRLPFIGSAGALDMVNFGAPDKIPERYRQRKFHVHNPQVTLMRTTPEENERIGRWIGEKLNRMDGPVRFFLPEGGVSALDAPGQPFWDPEADAALFTALERSVRQTSNRQLVRVKRHINEPEFASAIVNALRPLVGRPGTRRKVAR, encoded by the coding sequence ATGAGTGAGGTCCGCCGCTCCGCACCCGCCCTCGAAGTCAGGGGCCTCGATGTCTATTACGGCCATTCGCATGCATTGCAGGGCGTCGACCTGACCTTGGATTCAGGCGTGTTCTCGGTGGTCGGCCGCAACGGTATGGGCAAGACCACGCTATGCAAGACCATCATGGGTCTGTTGCGGGCGAGCGGCGGCTCGGTTCGTGTTCGCGGCGAGGACATCACCCGCCTCAGCCCGGCGCGGATCGCGCAGGCAGGCGTCGGCTATGTTCCGCAAGGCAGACGGCTGTGGCGCTCGCTCAGCGTTGCCGAGCATTTGAGCCTCGCCGCCGGGATGCGGCGCGGCGCCTGGACCATCGATCGCATCTACGAGACGTTTCCCCGCCTTGCCGAACGCAAGGACCATGGCGGCGGCCAGCTCTCGGGCGGCGAACAGCAGATGCTGGCAATCTCGCGCGCGCTTCTGACCAATCCGCAGCTGCTCATCATGGACGAGCCGACCGAAGGCCTTGCGCCTGTCATCGTCGCCCAGGTCGAGGAAATGCTGGTGCGCCTCGGTGAAGACGGCGACATGTCGGTGCTCGTGATCGAGCAGAATATCGGTGTCGCCACGGCAATCTCGAAGAACGTCGCGATCATGGTCAATGGCCGCGTCAATCGCATCATCGACTCCGCGCGCCTGGCGGCCGACCGCGAGTTGCAGCAGCGCTTGCTTGGTGTTGGCGTCGTTGGCGTCCATGCCGGGCCGGAAATGGATATCGAAGCAGCCGATGTAGGCGCTGAGGCCAAAGCGCGTCCCGCGCCGCCGCGCGCGTCGAGTATCGCGCCGGTCCGGATCTATGTCTCCAATCCCACGCTGCCGACGCGCTGGTCGCAGCCCGCGCCCATTGCGCGCATCGAGGCCGCAGCGCGCACGCTCTCGACAGGCGTTACGCGGATCGAAGACGCTGCCCGACAAAAGCGCCAGGCCGGTGCGGCTGTACAAAGTGCGTCCGGGCCGCCCGTCGTGCTCGTTGCCGGCACGCTCGATACCAAGGGCGAGGAGTTGCGTTTCATCCGCGACGTGATCGCCGGACAGGGCTTGCGGACGCGGCTGGTCGACGTCTCTACCAGCGGCAAGCTCTCCACCTGCGATGTCTCCGCCCAGGAAATCGCGCTGAACCACGGCCGCGGCGGATCTGCTGTGTTCGGGTCCGACCGCGGCGCGTCGGTGACGGCGATGGCGGACGCCTTCGCCAACTGGCTGCGCCGCCAGGGCAATGTCGCAGGCATCATTTCGGCGGGCGGTTCCGGCGGCGCCTCGCTGGTCGCGCCCGCCATGCGCGCTCTTCCCGTCGGCGTACCGAAACTCATCATCTCTTCCGTCGCGTCGGGAGATGTCGGCCCCTATGTGGGGCCTGCCGATATCACCATGATGTATTCGGTCACCGACGTACAAGGCCTCAATTCGATCTCGCGCGCGGTGCTCGCCAATGGCGCCAACGCCATCGCCGGAATGGTGAAGGCGCGTCTCGACAATCAAGCCAAAACCGAGCGCAACGCGCCGGCCGATTTGCCGGCGGTCGGCATCACCATGTTCGGCGTGACGACGCCAGCCGTACAGAAGATTACGGCGGACCTGCGCAACGATTTCGAATGCCTCGTCTTCCACGCCACCGGCGTCGGCGGCCGCTCGATGGAAAAGCTGGTCGATTCCGGAATGCTCGCCGCGGTCGTCGACCTCACGACGACGGAAGTCTGCGATCTCCTGATGGGCGGCGTGTTTCCCGCCACCGACGACCGCTTTGGCGCGATCATCCGCAGCCGCCTGCCCTTCATCGGCTCTGCCGGCGCCCTCGACATGGTCAATTTCGGCGCGCCGGACAAGATCCCCGAGCGCTATCGCCAGCGCAAATTCCACGTTCACAATCCGCAGGTGACCTTGATGCGCACCACGCCGGAGGAGAACGAGCGCATCGGGCGCTGGATCGGCGAAAAACTCAACCGGATGGATGGGCCGGTGCGTTTCTTCCTGCCAGAGGGCGGCGTCTCCGCACTCGATGCGCCGGGCCAGCCGTTCTGGGATCCGGAGGCCGATGCGGCGCTGTTTACCGCGCTGGAGCGCAGCGTGCGCCAGACCAGCAATCGCCAGCTTGTCCGCGTCAAGCGCCACATCAACGAACCCGAATTTGCATCCGCCATCGTCAACGCGCTCCGTCCTCTGGTCGGACGCCCGGGGACCCGTCGGAAAGTCGCGAGGTGA
- a CDS encoding phosphoenolpyruvate hydrolase family protein has product MAKFERSAILKKFRAMAAKGEPIVGGGAGTGLSAKCEEAGGVDLIVIYNSGRYRMAGRGSLAGMMPYGDANAIVVEMAGEVLPVVTRTPVLAGVNGTDPFRDMDSFLDQLKALGFAGVQNFPTVGLIDGVFRANLEETGMSYALEIDMIAKARDKDMLTTPYVFSESEAAAMAIAGADIIVCHLGLTTGGAIGAHTAPKLEDCPEQIDTWAAAALSVNPDILVLAHGGPIAEPDDADFIMKHTRKCHGFYGASSMERLPVERALTEQVRKFKAIGAR; this is encoded by the coding sequence ATGGCAAAGTTCGAACGTTCAGCCATTCTGAAGAAGTTTCGCGCCATGGCCGCCAAGGGCGAGCCGATCGTCGGCGGCGGCGCCGGCACTGGTCTATCGGCCAAATGCGAGGAAGCCGGCGGCGTCGACCTGATCGTCATCTACAATTCCGGCCGTTATCGAATGGCCGGCCGCGGCTCGCTTGCCGGCATGATGCCTTATGGCGATGCCAACGCAATCGTCGTTGAGATGGCCGGCGAAGTGCTTCCGGTCGTCACAAGGACGCCGGTGCTCGCCGGCGTCAACGGCACCGACCCGTTCCGCGACATGGACAGTTTTCTCGACCAGTTGAAGGCCCTGGGCTTTGCCGGCGTGCAGAACTTTCCAACCGTCGGGCTGATCGACGGCGTCTTCCGCGCCAATCTCGAAGAGACCGGCATGTCCTACGCGCTGGAGATCGACATGATCGCCAAGGCGCGTGACAAGGACATGCTGACGACGCCCTACGTGTTCAGCGAAAGCGAGGCCGCGGCAATGGCAATCGCCGGCGCTGACATCATCGTCTGCCACCTCGGCCTGACCACCGGCGGCGCGATCGGGGCGCACACCGCACCAAAACTCGAAGACTGCCCGGAACAGATCGACACCTGGGCGGCAGCGGCGCTCAGCGTCAATCCGGACATCCTGGTGCTGGCCCATGGCGGCCCGATCGCCGAGCCTGATGATGCCGACTTCATTATGAAACACACCCGCAAGTGCCACGGCTTCTACGGCGCTTCCTCGATGGAGCGCCTGCCAGTGGAGCGGGCGCTGACGGAACAGGTTCGTAAGTTCAAGGCGATCGGCGCGCGATAA
- a CDS encoding flotillin family protein — MSGTLVGELILWLIVAIVVIAIVVYIVNWLYHRSSKEVSFVRTGLLGERVVINGGAFVLPFIHDYTPVNMNVLPMGIVRAKHDAVITRDRMRIDIEADFYVRVQPTREAVAIAAATLGRRTLEPEQLHALLSGKFVSAIRSVAAEMTMEQMHEQRGEYVTRLKAAAAEALAQNGLELESVAITDLDQTDLEYFNPSNRFDAEGLTRLMEDIEAKRKLRNDIEQDSMIKIRTRNLDAERQALEIERESETARLEQERDIEMRRALQRTEVARERALRETEAEQAQISAREAIEKARIANEQAIAEARISSERETRHREIERTRAVEEKELLAREEIEKAKIANQRAVDTARIASEREVRQRDIERTRSVEEAEITAREAVEKARIQQDRSITDARIANEEETRRREIERTRAVEEAEIAAREATEKARIAQTTIVNVERIASDERTRSLEIAQVRTIQEAEIEAQKAVEAARIARERTLAAERIGAEHATRKLEIERNQALEVAGIAARETTEASRIAQEERVRSLEIARNRAVEEADIASREAIEAARIAQEKVIAAQRIRAEKETRGLEIDRTESIEAAELKRRDAIERRRVEVELALEAERIASSKTREVLNIDQKKAVEIADEERVIALAAKRSERIDADRQVKQAEIIARKEVETSDVSREQALEAARLARRRAIEQLEVGRVQALQEAEIASREEVERARIASDRGLDEARIGRERDLRKLEVNREKEVETALMDKAIALYQKSLEESAAKVAAEDARAGATEAAERVVTARDSEIAKRQKTIEVLLAEKRAEETKIAADAERVRAAVEAEAQRLLNEAENVLTDQARYSLFRRKLLDRIEGIVRESVKPMEKIEGIRILQVDGLNGGGGGGNGGRSATDEVIDSALRYRVQAPLIDSILADIGVEGGSLARMPGLIREARDMQGIKESTRKGGPGKPDTPPAAPGEPAAERGPRKKG, encoded by the coding sequence ATGTCGGGGACTCTGGTTGGCGAATTGATCCTCTGGCTGATCGTTGCGATCGTCGTGATCGCCATCGTCGTCTACATCGTGAACTGGCTCTATCACCGTTCGTCGAAGGAAGTGTCCTTCGTGCGCACCGGTCTGCTCGGCGAGCGCGTGGTGATCAATGGCGGCGCGTTCGTGCTGCCGTTCATTCACGACTACACGCCCGTCAACATGAACGTGCTGCCGATGGGCATCGTGCGGGCCAAGCACGACGCGGTGATCACCCGCGACCGCATGCGCATCGACATCGAGGCCGACTTTTACGTCCGCGTGCAGCCGACCCGCGAGGCGGTCGCCATCGCCGCCGCGACGCTCGGACGGCGCACGCTCGAACCCGAGCAACTGCACGCCCTGCTCTCCGGCAAGTTCGTTTCCGCCATACGTTCGGTCGCGGCCGAAATGACCATGGAGCAGATGCACGAGCAGCGCGGCGAGTACGTCACGCGGCTAAAGGCCGCCGCCGCCGAGGCGCTCGCCCAGAACGGACTCGAACTGGAGTCGGTCGCCATTACCGATCTCGACCAGACCGACCTCGAATATTTCAATCCGTCGAACCGGTTCGACGCCGAGGGCCTGACCCGCCTGATGGAAGACATCGAGGCCAAGCGCAAGCTGCGCAACGACATCGAACAGGATTCGATGATCAAGATCCGCACCCGCAATCTCGATGCCGAGCGTCAGGCGCTGGAGATCGAGCGCGAGAGCGAGACTGCCCGCCTCGAACAGGAACGCGACATCGAGATGCGCCGGGCGCTGCAGCGCACCGAGGTGGCGCGCGAACGCGCATTGCGCGAGACCGAGGCCGAACAGGCGCAGATATCCGCGCGTGAAGCTATCGAGAAGGCCCGCATCGCCAACGAACAGGCGATCGCCGAAGCCCGCATCTCCTCCGAACGCGAGACCCGTCACCGCGAGATCGAGCGCACGCGCGCGGTGGAAGAAAAGGAACTGCTCGCGCGCGAGGAAATCGAAAAAGCCAAAATCGCCAATCAGCGTGCGGTCGATACTGCCCGCATCGCCTCCGAGCGCGAAGTGCGGCAGCGCGACATCGAACGCACGCGATCGGTCGAGGAAGCCGAGATCACGGCCCGCGAAGCGGTCGAGAAAGCACGTATCCAGCAGGATCGCTCGATCACGGATGCGCGGATCGCCAACGAGGAAGAAACCCGAAGGCGCGAGATCGAGCGTACCCGCGCGGTCGAGGAAGCCGAGATCGCGGCGCGCGAGGCGACCGAAAAGGCCCGCATCGCCCAGACCACCATCGTCAACGTCGAGCGCATCGCCTCCGACGAGCGCACCCGGTCGCTGGAGATTGCGCAGGTCCGCACCATTCAGGAAGCGGAGATCGAGGCGCAGAAGGCGGTGGAAGCCGCACGGATCGCCCGCGAGCGGACGCTGGCGGCCGAGCGAATCGGCGCCGAGCACGCCACGCGCAAGCTGGAAATCGAGCGTAACCAGGCGCTCGAAGTCGCAGGCATCGCCGCGCGCGAAACAACCGAAGCCTCACGTATCGCCCAGGAAGAGCGCGTTCGCTCGCTCGAAATCGCGCGCAACCGCGCCGTCGAGGAGGCCGACATCGCCTCGCGCGAAGCGATCGAGGCCGCGCGCATTGCGCAGGAGAAGGTGATCGCCGCCCAGCGCATCCGGGCCGAGAAGGAAACCCGGGGGCTCGAGATCGACCGCACCGAATCGATCGAGGCCGCCGAACTCAAGCGCCGCGACGCCATCGAGCGACGCCGCGTCGAGGTCGAACTGGCGCTCGAAGCCGAGCGCATCGCCTCGTCCAAGACCCGCGAAGTGCTCAACATCGACCAGAAGAAGGCGGTCGAGATCGCCGACGAGGAGCGCGTCATCGCGCTTGCCGCCAAGCGTTCCGAACGCATCGATGCCGATCGCCAGGTCAAGCAGGCCGAGATCATCGCGCGCAAGGAAGTCGAGACGTCAGACGTCTCGCGCGAACAGGCGCTCGAAGCCGCCCGGCTCGCCCGCCGGCGCGCGATCGAGCAGCTTGAGGTCGGGCGCGTCCAGGCGCTGCAGGAAGCCGAGATCGCCTCACGCGAGGAAGTCGAGCGGGCCCGCATCGCCTCCGACCGCGGCCTCGACGAAGCGCGCATCGGCCGCGAGCGCGACCTGCGCAAGCTGGAGGTCAATCGCGAAAAGGAAGTCGAAACGGCGCTGATGGATAAGGCTATCGCTCTCTACCAAAAGTCGCTGGAAGAGTCCGCGGCCAAGGTGGCGGCCGAGGATGCGCGCGCGGGAGCGACGGAAGCGGCCGAGCGCGTCGTCACCGCCCGCGACAGCGAGATCGCTAAGCGCCAGAAGACCATCGAGGTGCTGCTGGCGGAGAAGCGAGCCGAAGAGACGAAAATCGCGGCCGACGCCGAGCGCGTGCGCGCCGCCGTCGAGGCCGAGGCGCAACGGCTGCTCAACGAAGCCGAGAACGTGCTCACCGACCAGGCGCGCTACTCGCTGTTCCGCCGCAAGCTACTCGACCGCATCGAAGGCATCGTGCGCGAGAGCGTCAAGCCGATGGAGAAGATCGAGGGCATCCGCATCCTTCAGGTGGATGGGCTCAATGGCGGTGGCGGCGGCGGCAATGGCGGCCGCAGCGCCACCGACGAGGTGATCGACTCGGCGCTGCGTTACCGGGTGCAGGCGCCGCTGATCGACTCGATCCTCGCCGATATCGGCGTCGAGGGCGGAAGCCTTGCCAGGATGCCGGGCCTCATTCGCGAAGCGCGCGACATGCAGGGCATCAAGGAATCCACGCGCAAGGGCGGTCCAGGCAAGCCCGACACGCCCCCTGCCGCCCCCGGCGAGCCCGCCGCCGAACGCGGACCGCGCAAGAAAGGTTGA
- a CDS encoding SRPBCC family protein, whose product MARVYVSTVVNARNDRVWARVRDFNGMPNWHPAIAESRIEGGEPADKIGCVRDFRLRNGDRIREKLLGLSDYDMFCTYSILESPMGVENYVATLRLTPVTDGDQTFLEWTAEFDCAPERENELVSNIGTGVFQGGFDALKRAFGG is encoded by the coding sequence ATGGCCCGGGTCTACGTTTCTACCGTCGTCAACGCCCGCAACGACCGCGTCTGGGCGCGTGTGCGCGACTTCAACGGCATGCCCAACTGGCATCCCGCCATTGCGGAGAGCCGCATCGAGGGCGGCGAGCCCGCGGACAAGATCGGATGCGTGCGCGACTTTCGCCTGCGCAACGGCGACCGCATCCGCGAAAAGCTGCTTGGGCTCTCCGACTACGACATGTTCTGCACCTACTCCATCCTGGAGTCTCCCATGGGGGTCGAGAACTACGTCGCGACCCTGCGGCTGACGCCGGTGACCGACGGCGACCAGACCTTTCTCGAATGGACCGCCGAGTTCGACTGTGCGCCCGAGCGCGAGAACGAGCTTGTCAGCAATATCGGAACCGGTGTGTTTCAGGGTGGCTTCGACGCGCTCAAGCGCGCCTTCGGAGGCTAG
- a CDS encoding SRPBCC family protein, producing the protein MPHIVKSTILNAPTGAVWNVLRDFNGHDRWHPAVATSTIERAQASDKIGCIRRFKLQDGSELREQLLALSDLEQTFSYCLLDTPIPMFNYVAHVRLLPVTDGDRTFWHWESRFTTRPADAERLTQMVAEQIYQAGFDSIRRHLKEAA; encoded by the coding sequence GTGCCGCATATCGTCAAAAGCACGATCCTGAACGCGCCGACCGGCGCAGTCTGGAATGTGCTGCGCGATTTCAATGGCCACGACCGCTGGCACCCGGCGGTGGCGACCAGCACCATCGAGCGCGCGCAGGCCTCCGACAAGATCGGCTGTATCAGGCGCTTCAAGCTGCAGGACGGCTCAGAGCTGCGCGAACAATTGCTGGCACTGTCCGACCTCGAACAGACCTTCAGCTATTGCCTGCTCGATACGCCGATCCCGATGTTCAACTATGTCGCCCATGTCCGCCTGCTGCCGGTCACCGACGGTGACCGCACCTTCTGGCATTGGGAATCCAGGTTCACCACGCGGCCCGCGGATGCCGAGCGGCTAACGCAGATGGTCGCGGAACAGATCTATCAAGCCGGCTTCGATTCCATTCGCCGGCACCTGAAGGAGGCCGCATGA
- a CDS encoding FAD binding domain-containing protein, producing MPVTVKTFASFGEAASALSTDRSARYLGGGTLVMRALNEGDISISTVVRATDQALSRIDVASSRIRIGAGVTFARILAERDLAFLHAPARSIGGPAVRNMGTVGGNLFAPSPYGDFTVALLALDATVSVQGGLGARDMPIEEFLQSRERQSGALVLAVSCARPASADAFRYRKIARIKPKGGSVITIATHLPASGGRISGARIALGSMAATQIRARAAERALEGRPLDDAAISAAAAAATEGVSPADNALGSAWYRREIVGVHLRRLLSGLE from the coding sequence ATGCCCGTCACGGTGAAGACATTCGCGAGTTTTGGCGAGGCGGCATCGGCATTGTCGACCGACCGCAGCGCGCGCTATCTCGGCGGCGGCACGCTGGTCATGCGCGCCCTCAACGAAGGCGACATCTCGATCTCGACGGTGGTGCGCGCGACCGATCAAGCGCTGTCTCGCATCGATGTGGCGAGTTCGCGGATCAGGATCGGTGCCGGCGTCACCTTCGCAAGAATTCTGGCCGAACGCGATCTCGCCTTTCTGCACGCGCCCGCGCGATCAATCGGCGGGCCGGCGGTGCGCAACATGGGCACGGTGGGTGGCAATCTGTTCGCGCCCAGCCCCTATGGCGATTTCACCGTGGCGCTGCTCGCGCTCGACGCGACGGTCTCCGTCCAGGGCGGACTGGGCGCTCGCGACATGCCAATCGAGGAATTTTTGCAGTCCCGCGAACGCCAGAGCGGCGCGCTGGTGCTGGCCGTCTCCTGTGCGCGGCCTGCAAGCGCCGACGCCTTCCGCTATCGCAAGATCGCCCGCATCAAGCCAAAGGGCGGCTCGGTGATCACGATTGCCACGCATCTGCCTGCCAGTGGCGGCCGCATATCGGGGGCGCGCATCGCGCTCGGCTCGATGGCCGCGACGCAGATTCGCGCAAGGGCCGCCGAACGCGCGCTGGAGGGCCGCCCGCTCGACGACGCCGCGATCAGCGCCGCAGCCGCGGCTGCAACGGAGGGCGTATCGCCCGCCGACAACGCCCTTGGCAGCGCCTGGTATCGCCGCGAGATCGTCGGCGTCCATCTTCGCCGCCTGCTTTCCGGCCTGGAGTAA
- a CDS encoding (2Fe-2S)-binding protein, whose product MTKTPLQFRHNGRDVALFVDGGVNLLVALRELIGDMTPKFGCGQGGCGACSVLIDGELHLSCLTLAETVNGRSIETLDGLKDGPNLHPLQRAFMEQFAAQCGYCTPGMLMAAKALLDRNPSPNRAEVIEAISGNICRCTGYEPIINAVLAAATSGRARA is encoded by the coding sequence ATGACCAAGACCCCGCTCCAGTTTCGTCATAACGGTCGCGACGTCGCCCTGTTCGTCGACGGCGGCGTCAATCTGCTGGTGGCGCTCCGCGAATTGATCGGCGACATGACGCCGAAATTCGGCTGCGGCCAGGGCGGCTGCGGCGCCTGCAGCGTGCTGATCGACGGCGAGCTCCATCTCTCCTGCCTGACGCTGGCGGAAACCGTGAACGGCCGCTCGATCGAAACGCTCGACGGATTGAAGGATGGCCCTAACTTGCATCCCCTGCAGCGCGCCTTCATGGAGCAATTCGCAGCCCAGTGCGGCTACTGCACGCCGGGCATGCTGATGGCTGCGAAGGCGCTGCTCGATCGCAACCCCTCGCCGAACCGCGCCGAGGTCATCGAGGCGATCTCGGGCAACATCTGCCGCTGCACCGGCTACGAGCCGATCATCAACGCCGTCCTCGCCGCCGCCACGAGCGGACGCGCCCGCGCCTGA
- a CDS encoding xanthine dehydrogenase family protein molybdopterin-binding subunit: MLELRKDIFADERDDNLKEIGKGTQRQDMLGHVTGTSTYFDDHKLQGMLHLKVLRSPHAHARLRRIETTEAERAPGVRRIIRGADVPVNLNTLLSLINFGKDDEPSLAVDKVRYKGEPIVAIVADSPREAFEALAKVRVDYEPLPAVFDVEEALKPGAPVVNEVYSKNTFIYHDVYDHQKLRFGDVERGFAEADHVLEQRYQMSPIEHAPTETNGSIAAPDTNGRYVVYTSTQALFFSLDTCAKILDVPSNTFHFIGGTVGGGFGGKVDTLTEPLAILGAMLTGRPVRYQLGREEEMQFGSPRGAERIYIKDGVMRDGRIVARKIRAYFDSGAYTRLSSYAVVKCAAHLPGPYTIPNVYGDVYCVFTNRTPATAMRGFGVTAMDFALECQMDKLAHLVGIDPMEFRILNAYRDGDMKAHRREAKNTALIECVQVAAEKAKWPLREEVKRMSSRKDGGGSRAAISPTPREPVPQRGAVSQQRITYDRAPAASTHEPPPAPTPPAPPPRPQAPSPSHGATRFSSVFGTRRR, from the coding sequence ATGCTGGAACTGCGCAAGGACATTTTCGCCGACGAGCGCGATGATAACTTAAAGGAGATCGGAAAGGGCACGCAGCGCCAGGACATGCTCGGCCATGTCACGGGCACCTCGACCTATTTCGACGACCACAAGCTGCAGGGCATGCTCCATCTTAAAGTGTTGCGCAGCCCGCACGCCCATGCCCGCCTGCGCCGCATCGAAACGACGGAAGCGGAACGCGCGCCCGGCGTTCGGCGCATCATTCGCGGCGCCGACGTGCCGGTAAATCTCAACACGCTGCTCAGCCTCATCAACTTCGGCAAGGACGACGAGCCGTCGCTCGCGGTCGACAAGGTCCGCTACAAGGGTGAACCGATCGTCGCTATCGTCGCCGACAGCCCGCGTGAAGCCTTTGAGGCGCTCGCGAAAGTGCGGGTCGACTACGAACCATTGCCTGCTGTGTTCGACGTTGAGGAGGCGCTCAAACCTGGCGCCCCCGTCGTCAACGAGGTCTACTCCAAGAACACCTTCATCTATCACGACGTCTACGATCACCAGAAACTGCGCTTCGGCGATGTCGAGCGTGGCTTCGCCGAGGCGGACCATGTCCTCGAACAGCGCTACCAGATGTCGCCGATCGAGCACGCGCCGACCGAGACCAACGGCTCGATCGCAGCCCCCGACACCAACGGCCGCTATGTCGTCTACACCTCGACGCAAGCCCTGTTCTTCTCGCTCGACACCTGCGCAAAGATCCTCGACGTGCCCTCCAACACCTTCCACTTCATCGGCGGGACCGTCGGCGGCGGCTTCGGCGGCAAGGTGGACACGCTCACCGAACCGCTCGCCATCCTCGGCGCGATGCTGACCGGCCGCCCGGTGCGCTATCAGCTCGGCCGCGAAGAGGAGATGCAGTTCGGCTCGCCGCGCGGCGCCGAACGCATCTACATCAAGGACGGCGTGATGCGCGACGGGCGTATCGTCGCGCGCAAGATTCGCGCCTATTTCGACAGCGGCGCCTATACGCGGCTTTCCAGCTACGCCGTCGTCAAATGCGCGGCGCACCTGCCCGGCCCCTACACGATCCCCAACGTCTACGGCGATGTCTACTGCGTGTTCACCAACCGGACTCCGGCAACCGCCATGCGAGGGTTCGGCGTCACGGCGATGGACTTTGCGCTCGAATGCCAGATGGACAAGCTCGCGCATCTGGTCGGCATCGACCCGATGGAATTTCGCATCCTCAACGCCTATCGCGACGGCGACATGAAGGCGCACCGGCGCGAGGCCAAGAACACCGCATTGATCGAATGCGTGCAGGTCGCCGCTGAAAAGGCCAAATGGCCGCTTCGCGAAGAGGTGAAGCGGATGTCGTCGCGCAAGGACGGCGGCGGCAGCCGGGCGGCGATATCGCCGACGCCGCGCGAGCCTGTTCCGCAACGCGGGGCCGTCTCGCAGCAGCGGATCACCTATGATCGCGCACCCGCGGCATCGACCCATGAACCGCCTCCCGCGCCGACACCACCCGCCCCTCCCCCACGGCCACAGGCTCCGTCGCCGTCGCATGGCGCCACCCGTTTCTCCTCCGTCTTCGGCACCAGGAGGCGCTGA